GCCCAGATGAGCGCCCTGCTCTTCCTGATCGGCCTGGCCGGCGGGTTCTTCTCGGGATTGCTGGGACTCGGCGGGGCGATCCTCATGGTTCCGCTGCTCCTGTTCGTCCCGCCGCTGTTCGGCTTCCCGGCCCTGGACATGAAGCAGGTGGCCGCCATCACCATCGTGCAGGTGTTCTTCGCGGCGCTGTCCGGCATGGTGGTCCACTGGCGCAACCGGTTCGTCCACAAGGACCTGGTCCTGACCATGGGAGGAGCCAGCGCCCTTGGCGCCCTGGCGGGCGGCCTGCTGTCCGACCTGGTGAACGCCCGCGCGTTGCTCCTTCTCTTCGCCAGCATCGCCACGCTGGCGGGCGTGCTGATGTTCCTGCCCCGCCGGGAGGGAGATCCGGACGCGACGGCGGACCAAGTCCGCTTCCATCGGCCGCTGGCCGTGGCCATCGCCCTGGCGGTGGGGTTGGTGGGCGGGCTCGTCGGGGCGCCGGGCGCCTTCATCTACGTGCCTCTCATGATGTACGTGCTCAAGATCCCGACGCGGGTCACCCTGGGCTCGACCCTGGCCATCGTCCTCTTCACCGCCGCCTTCGGCATGGCGGGCAAGGTGGCGACGGGGCAGGTCGACTGGCCGCTGGCGCTGGCGCTGGTGCTGGGTTCGGTCCCCGGCGCCCAGGTGGGGGGGTACCTATCGAAACGGGTCCGGGCCGGTGCGCTGCGCTGGATGGTCGCCATGGTGGTCTGGGGATCCGTCGTGCAAATGTGGCGCCAGGCCCTCGGCGGGTAAGAAGGACGTGTCGGCCCATGGGGATCTGATCGATGTGGACATCCGATGCCGCGGTGGCCGGTCGCCTGCGGGCCGAGGATACCGTCGACGGCCTGTTCGTCCAAGGCGCGAGTCCTCCGCGGCAGCGTCGTGCCTTGAAGGAGGTCCGTCCATCATGGGAGAGCACCATCACGCGGGCGCAGAGCCATTCCGTGCTCGCGGACGTCCCGGGCTGCATGGGACCACCCGCCTCGGCGTGGCCGGGCTGGTGGCCGCATCGCTCTTCCTCGCTGCGTGCGGCGGGGTGATGACCCCGGCGGCGACCTTCGATCCCGACTACGAGGTGCGCTGGTACGAGTCCCAGAACGCTGCCGGGCCCGAACTCGATCCCCGGTGGGACGGTAACGGCTGGCCCTACGTCGCCGACGAGGTGAGCCAGGGTGTCACCGTGGTCGACCTGGCCACGGGCGAGCCGGTGCAGTTCATCCGCACCGAGGGCGGCGTGCCGCACCACCCGTACATCACCAAGGACCAGCGCTGGGTGCTGGTGACCATCCGTTACGGCGACTGGGTGGCGCCTGGGGATGTCGGCCGACGGCAAGTACGTGGCCGTCGCCAATACCCTGGATGATGAAGTGATCATCATCGACACGGCGACGGACCAGATTGTCCACCGGGTCGGGAACGTGCCCAAGCCGGTGAACGTGGAGTTCCTTGGCAAGACCCACGTCATCGCCACCGGCAATCGTGCCGACGGCTCCTTCTCTTTCATCGACGCGGACAAGGGCCAGCTGATCAAGACCGTCAAGACGGGCGGCGGGGCCAACATCGCCTACTACGGTCCCGACGGCAACGTGTGGGTGAACCACAACGGCGCCCAGCACATCAGCGTGCTGGACTTCGCGACCTTCGAGGTCATCAAGGAGATCCCGGTCGTCCAGAACCCGCACTGGATCTACTTCTCGCCGGACGGGAAGACCGCCTACGTCACCAACTGGGGCGCCAACTCGATCTCCATCATCGATGTGGAGAAGATGGAACGCATCAAGGACGTGGCGGTGGGTCTCAACCCCAACGGCATGGCTGCATGGCGCTGAAGTCCAACGTCCCCCCGGACGTCATCGCCCGGTGGCAGGCGAACAAGGACCAGGCCAAGGAGGTCATCGCCAAGGCCGCCAGGCTGGTGATGCCGGAGCCCCGCTCGGAGGCCGAGGCGTTGTTCTTCCAGAAGTGCACGATCTGCCATGACGTGGGCCGTATCATCCGCAACAACGCCCGGGGTGACCAGTGGGACGCCATTGTGGAGAAGATGCGGGGCAACGGGGCTCCCATCGACGACCGGGAGGCCAAGATCATAGCCGAGTATCTCAAGAGCGACCAGCACCGCAGCCTCGACATCAAGACCGAACTCCAGATCGAAGAGCCGTTGGACCCGGCCAAGGAGTGTGACGACGATCCCGCGATGCCTTAGACAGGGTCTTGCGGCCAAGCAATGATTGAGGGCTGCCGCAGGATGCTCAGCCGGGAGCCGGGGGACGGCCGACGGGGTGCGGCCTGACGGCGTCACCGCGGAAACGCACCTCAGGGGGAGGGAGGGCGCGCGTGCGCGCCCTCCCTCCCCTTTTTTGTCGTCGGCCTGACCGGCCGGTCCATGCGGGAGCCCAAGTCTTCAGCTTCTACTCAGGTTCCACTCATGTCGGCCTCAGGTTGGTGCCCGACGGTGAAGGTGATGCCGAGCCCGCGGCCGACCGCGGGCCGGCCACCGGCGGCGAAGGCCGACGGCATCGGACTTCGCCGCCGGCGTCGCCCTCCATAACGAGAGACCCGGGAGGTGACAGGCCATGGCCACCAGCCGGCGGCGGGTTGCGGAACGGGAGGGGTTGCAACAGGTCGCCCCCGTGGAAAAGGGCGTTCGGGATATAGAGGCACCCAAGAGCCTGTTTCACGAACCCAGGTATTTCCGCAGGATTGCACCCACGTGGGTTTAAGTGAGGCCATGGATTGGAATTCTCCGTCGCCCGAGGTGTCCCTATGGCCTACAACTTCCGCCCGGTGAACCGTGACCAACTGTACCTGCTTCCACCGAGCCTTCGCGACTGGCTGCCTGAGGACCATCTGGCCTGGTTCCTGATCGATGCGGTGGAGCAGATGGACCTGCGGGCCTTTTACGAGAAGTACCGCGCCGACGGCTGGGGTGGAGAGAGTTACGACCCGACCATGATGGTGACGCTGCTGCTGTACGCCTACTGCGTCGGCGAGCGGTCGAGCCGGCGGATCGAGCGGTTGTGCCTCGAGGACGTGGCCTTCCGGGTGATCACCGCCAACCAGAAGCCGGATCACGTGACCATCGCCCGCTTCCGCCAGCGCCATGCGCGGGAACTGGCCGAGCTGTTCACGCAGGTGCTGCGGCTGTGCCGCGAGGCGGGGCTCGGGAAGGTGGGCGTGGTCGCCCTTGACGGGACGAAGATGAAGGCCAACGCCTCGCTGGCGGCCAACCGAACCTACGATGCGATTCGCCAGGAAGTGGAGAAGATGCTCCGGGAAGCGGAGGCCACGGACCGAGAAGAAGATGAGCGGTACGGCCCCGGGCGTCGTGGGGACGAGTTGCCGGAGGAGCTGCGCCACCGTGCGAGCCGGCTGGAGCGGCTAAAGGCATGCAAGCGGCGGCTGGAGGAAGAGGCGGCCCGGGAAGCCGCCCGGCAGCAGGCCCGCATCGACGAACGGAAGGCCCAGGAGCAGGCGACCGGCAAGAAGCGGCGGGGGCGGAAGCCGAAGGCGCCGGATCCCTCGGTGGATCCGGCAGCCAAGGCCAACATCACGGATCCGGACAGCCGGATCCTGAAGACCCGGCAGGGCTTTGTGCAAGGGTACAACGCCCAGGCGGTGGTGAGCGAAGACCAACTCATCGTGGCCGCGGCGGTGACGCAGGACGCCAACGACGTGGGCCAACTGCACCCGATGCTCCAGCAGGCGCAAGCCAACCTCCGGGCCGCGGGCGTGGACGAGCCCATCCGGGCCGTGGTGGCCGATGCGGGGTACTGGAGCGAGGCGAACGTGAAGCAGGCGCCGGCCGAAGGGCCGGAGCTGTTCCTGGCGACGAGCAAGGAGTGGAAGCATCGTCAGGCGGTGAAGGATGCACCCCCTCCGCGGGGCCGGATCCCCAAGGGGCTGAGCCTGCGGGAGCGGATGGAACGCAAGCTGCGGACCCGGCGAGGGCAGGCGATCTACGCCAAGCGCAGCCAGACCGTGGAGCCGGTGTTTGGGCAGATCAAGGCCGTGCGAGGCGCCGACCGGTTCCTGCGTCGCGGTCTGGCGGCGTGTGACAGCGAGTGGAAGCTGCTCTGCTTGACCCACAACTTGCTGAAGCTCTGGCGAAGGGTGACGGAGAGATCCGCGTCCTTACCCTTTCGTTGCACTGCTGCGGCGCCGGCGTAGAAGGGCAGCGACCGGGGCCCCCTCACCGACGCGATGCTGACCGCCAACCCATGCGATGTTGCTGTATAGGCTCAGTACCTTCCAGCCCGTCCCGATCAAGTCAGTGTCCGTGAAACAGGCTCCCAAGGGGACCCTGCTGGTCGTGTTCCTCTACTTGCTCGGCATCGCCGCCATGTGGAGCTACATGTACTTCAGGTTGCTCCGCAGTGCGTGACCCCGCTGCCTCGCACGACCCCTCTGGGAGCAGCTTCGGGAGGCGATGGTCGTGCACGTCGACCGCTACGAAAAGATGTGGATCTGGGTCAGCGCAGCCTTCCAGCTCGCGCTTGTTCTGGTGCTGGCGTACACCACCTTCGGCATGGGCATTCGCCTGCCCGGTTCGGGTGACGCCCACGCGGCCGGCGTCGACCACCGGACGGCGGCGCCGGCACGCGTGACGGCGAATGATCCGCCCTTCACCTCACCGGGAGTTCGTGCCGTAGGGCCCAACCGGTATGAGGTCGTCATGACGGCGCAGGCCTTCGGATACGAGCCCAACGAGATCCGCATTCCCCGGGGTGCGACGGTCGACTTCGTGGTGACGAGCAAGGACGTGATTCACGGTTTCATGATTCCAGGAACCACGGTGAACACGATGATCATCCCGGGCCAGGTGACCCACGTGCAATATACCTTCGACGAGCCGGGCGAGTACACGTTCTTCTGTCACGAGTACTGCGGGATCGGGCATCACGTGATGTCGGGCCGGATCGTCGTCGAATGAGGCCGGCGGCATCGAGGGGGACGTGACGACCATGGAATCTCGCGGCATTCCGCTGGAGTTCCGTGGGGATTATGCCGACGCCCGCAAGCACCTGCTCACCGCCATCTTTTTCGGCCTGGTGCTGGGCGTGTTGATGGGCCCGCTGCAGGCCCTCGACAAGGCACGCATCGATTTGTACCAGAACCTACCCTTGATCAAGAGTTACTATCAGGGGCTCACCCTCCACGGCGTCGCGCTGGCCCTGATCTGGACC
The sequence above is drawn from the Thermaerobacter sp. FW80 genome and encodes:
- a CDS encoding sulfite exporter TauE/SafE family protein, translated to MSALLFLIGLAGGFFSGLLGLGGAILMVPLLLFVPPLFGFPALDMKQVAAITIVQVFFAALSGMVVHWRNRFVHKDLVLTMGGASALGALAGGLLSDLVNARALLLLFASIATLAGVLMFLPRREGDPDATADQVRFHRPLAVAIALAVGLVGGLVGAPGAFIYVPLMMYVLKIPTRVTLGSTLAIVLFTAAFGMAGKVATGQVDWPLALALVLGSVPGAQVGGYLSKRVRAGALRWMVAMVVWGSVVQMWRQALGG
- a CDS encoding YncE family protein, which translates into the protein MSADGKYVAVANTLDDEVIIIDTATDQIVHRVGNVPKPVNVEFLGKTHVIATGNRADGSFSFIDADKGQLIKTVKTGGGANIAYYGPDGNVWVNHNGAQHISVLDFATFEVIKEIPVVQNPHWIYFSPDGKTAYVTNWGANSISIIDVEKMERIKDVAVGLNPNGMAAWR
- a CDS encoding cytochrome c; this translates as MALKSNVPPDVIARWQANKDQAKEVIAKAARLVMPEPRSEAEALFFQKCTICHDVGRIIRNNARGDQWDAIVEKMRGNGAPIDDREAKIIAEYLKSDQHRSLDIKTELQIEEPLDPAKECDDDPAMP
- a CDS encoding IS1182 family transposase, which codes for MAYNFRPVNRDQLYLLPPSLRDWLPEDHLAWFLIDAVEQMDLRAFYEKYRADGWGGESYDPTMMVTLLLYAYCVGERSSRRIERLCLEDVAFRVITANQKPDHVTIARFRQRHARELAELFTQVLRLCREAGLGKVGVVALDGTKMKANASLAANRTYDAIRQEVEKMLREAEATDREEDERYGPGRRGDELPEELRHRASRLERLKACKRRLEEEAAREAARQQARIDERKAQEQATGKKRRGRKPKAPDPSVDPAAKANITDPDSRILKTRQGFVQGYNAQAVVSEDQLIVAAAVTQDANDVGQLHPMLQQAQANLRAAGVDEPIRAVVADAGYWSEANVKQAPAEGPELFLATSKEWKHRQAVKDAPPPRGRIPKGLSLRERMERKLRTRRGQAIYAKRSQTVEPVFGQIKAVRGADRFLRRGLAACDSEWKLLCLTHNLLKLWRRVTERSASLPFRCTAAAPA
- a CDS encoding cytochrome c oxidase subunit II gives rise to the protein MVVHVDRYEKMWIWVSAAFQLALVLVLAYTTFGMGIRLPGSGDAHAAGVDHRTAAPARVTANDPPFTSPGVRAVGPNRYEVVMTAQAFGYEPNEIRIPRGATVDFVVTSKDVIHGFMIPGTTVNTMIIPGQVTHVQYTFDEPGEYTFFCHEYCGIGHHVMSGRIVVE